The sequence below is a genomic window from Candidatus Thiopontia autotrophica.
TCACCGACAGCCATATTGCCATCCTGATCAATAAAGATTGATAGATCCATCTGATCTACCGTTGCATCGCTACTGGAGTGTGGATGCTCTATCTCCCAGAGTCCTGGACTACTGACAGTGCCTGCAACAAGAAAGAATATGATCAAAAGAAATATGACACTTACCAGTGGCGTCATATCCATCTCTGAATGTTTTTTTCTATGGTAATTGAACTGCATAATCTGTTTGCAGAGCCTCTAGCGAATAAGACTGACCAGATTGGCCCCGCCAGCACGGAGTTGATCCATCACGACGACCACCTGTTGCAGTGGAAGGTCAGCATCAGGGCGGACAATAAATCTGGAGTTTGGTCTTTTTTGCAGCAGTTGATTTGCCTTGGCAGCAAGTTGTTCAGCATTAACCTCTCTTCCGTTGAAGTCAATCCTTCCGCCCTCGTGGATACGAACCAGTGATGCCCCTTGCCAGGCACTATTGCCCTCACCTTTTTCTGCAGGAATATCGAGAGACAGCTTTCTCTGCTGAGAGAAGCTTGTGGTCAGCATAAAGAAGATAAGAAGCAGGAAAACGATATCTATAAGTGAGGTCAGGCTAAGCCAGCGCCTCTTCGATTGATATCCAGCAGCATTAAATTGCATGACGGACGCCCTGCGAGCTATCCAGCGCGGCGAATTGCGCTGAGTGTTCTGGTTACACTATCCCCCATATCCTGCCTGACACGTTCCACTATCCCCTCTAGCCAATTTACCGTGGCCAGTGCAGGAATAGCGATGGCAAGTCCAAAGGCTGTTGTAATCAGGGCCTCCCAGATTCCACCTGCCAGCATGGTTACATCGACCTGCACACCTGCCGCCTCAAGCTGCATAAATGCCTGAATCATTCCAAGCACTGTTCCCAACAGCCCCAGCAGAGGGCTTAGGTGGGCTACAGCATCAAGCCCTCTAATGTATGATGTCAGATGCTCAAGCTGGCTTCTGCCCTCACTCTCCAGCTCCTCCTTGGCAGCGCTGTTATCATCAATGGAGGTTCCCGTATCACATAGCTCGATAGCCCGCTCCATAACTCGCGCAACCGGATTTTTTCGACCGGAGAGTTCTGTAGCAGCAATACTCTTCTGCCCGCGCTCAATATTCTGTATGGCTCTATCTATAAAGTCATTGGAGCCAAACAGCACCTTACGTGACTGAAAATGGTAGAGCTTGAGTAAAAAAATTGCGAAACCATAAACCGAGAGTGCCAATAAAATAATGGCTACAGTTCCGCCCTTACTAATGAGTAGCTCAATATCCATATTGAATCCTTACTTGAAGAGTTTGATAGCGCCCTTTGCGCCAGTTGTTAAAAACCGCATACAGCCATCTATACTGCTTTCACTGTCTCTGCAAGAGAGTATCTTGTTAAGCAGGATACTGCCGACATTGTCACAGTTGGTGTTTTTCATTGAAACCAGCTTAACCACAGTCTTGTTGGCTGGGACATCACTAAAGATAGCAGCGAAGTGGGCAGTAATGATGTCATCCTTGTTAAATGCAAACAACTCTGGCTTGAATTCAGCAAATGAGGTATCAGTTTTATTATTAAAACGAACATAGGCGATACAGCTCTCATCTCTCTGCTCAAGTTTGTTTATTTCCAGGTATAGCTCTCTGGTTGGCTGTTGCTCCGCTACTGCTTCAGAAGCAGGCTCTTCCACAACAGCGGCAGGTTGCTCTTCTTCTACAACAGCATCACCCTCTTCTGCATAAGCCACAGAAAAGGAAAACAGTATTGATACCAGGAATCCTATCCACTCTATTTTCTTTGCCTTCATGTTCGTATTTTGCCTCTTGTTTCCAGTCCAGTGTATATATTAAAGTCTATTCCAGTATGCATATTTCCAGGTGAGGATTTGGGTATTAGCCACAATGCAGAGCAAGGTATTCAAGGTCGCTATCCTCTACCTCTCCCAACTCCCAATCACCGCGATTATCTGCATGACCAATTGCTGCCTGTTGCGCCTCCTCAGTGATGTCGTGAGGGATCGCCAGGACCTGACCAGCATAGATCAGATCAGCATCAATAATCTGTTCTCTGTTCGCACATAACAGTAGTGGCCACAGTGCTGCATCCCCATAAACTTTCTCATTGGATGCAATACCCCAGAGGCTATCCCCCTCAACCACCTCAATTTCACTTATGGATGGGTTTGGAATATCTGCTGATCTGGGAAGCCCAACCTCGACAGATGCCGTTGGCTTAAGCTCTTCGATTTTTGCAGTCTCAATATCGACAATCTCAACTGGTTTCTCCGGTGCAGGCAGTCCTGCCTTCTCTGCTGCATCCACAGCTATCGCATATTTGGAACGGATCTCGAGGATCTCATCACACTCTGGCTGAGCATAACTTTTATCCCAGAAGCCTGTATGGATACAGTCGCCATAAGGTGTGCGGACAATAACCCCATATCCATCTATCAGGTATCCCTCAAAACTTCCCGCCTCGATCACTGCTGAAAAAAGAAGTGCCGGCAGTGCAAAAAGAGCTGTGTAGTTGACTTTTTTCATAAAAATTCCCTTTCTATTGCTACTCTATACGTTCGAATCCAATTCTCCCAATACTACTGGAGGAACTGTTTTTTTTCCATTCTCTTTTGAAGAAAAAAGAGGAATGATAATGGTATGATCCGCCCATCAGGAAACAGATCAGAAAATAACATTTTTTATGGAGAAAAGATGAGCAAAAATAGTTTCGGAAACGGTATTTGGATTGTGCTAACCACACTGTCTCTATCTATAGCGTCACACTCTGTTGTGTTGGCGGAGGGTGCGATCAATACAGGGGCAACGTCACCATCACCATATCCGCAAAAAGAGGAGATTCCCGCCGATATCTGGAGCACTCTCTCCTCCCCCTTTGACCCCATAAACAATGGTCCAGGCTTCATGCCTCAGCCTGTAAGAGAGATAATGCAACCCATGGCTGAGGTGGTTAGTCCGCCTCTGGCCGCACCGGTGCAGATACCGGTTATGGTACAGCCACAGCCACAACCACAAATGCCACTACCACCGCAGCAGACAATCAGTTACGAGATGCCGCCACAGGAAAAAGCTGTAGCCAAGTATCCCGAGGAGTACTGGAACTGCCTTTTGAATAACCTGCAAGGTCTCGGAAGTGACGTGGCAGCCAAGTTAATCACCAGAGCCTGCCAGAAGAAGCACCCTAAACAGTAATAGTTGTATCCAGGGCAATCCCCAGGAACAGTGCCATTCCCAGCCAGTGGTTATGAAGGAACGCGTGAAAACAGCTTTTGGGGTCACGTTTACGGATAAGCCACTGGTGATAGATTGCCAGAATCGAGGCAACGGCAACTCCAAGGTAATAGAGAGTCCCAAGGCGGAATTCAGCCCCTGCAACAACCAGCAGTGACAACATGGCAAGCTGGAATATGCCGATGATCAGCCGGTCCCACTCACCAAACAGGATGGCTGTGGAACGAATCCCGACCTTCAGGTCATCCTCCCTGTCAACCATTGCATACATGGTGTCGTAAACCACAGCCCAGCAGAGAGTAGCCAGAAACAGTAACCATGCTCCTGCTGGTACATTGCCAGTCACTGCAGCAAAAGCCATTGGAATGGCCCAGCCAAATGCAGCCCCCAGAAACAGCTGAGGAAGATTGGTGTAGCGTTTCATAAAGGGATAGATAACAGCCAACCCTATGGCCCCAAATGAGAGCTGTATAGTCAGCGGATTCATGGTTAAAACAAGCAGAAATGCGATCACCACCAATGCAGTAAAGAGCAACAGTGCTGATCGTGTAGAGATTGCTCCGGTTGTGAGAGGGCGCACTGCTGTACGCGCAACATGCCGATCCACTTCTCGGTCTGCATAGTCATTAATAATGCAGCCAGCTGATCGCATCAGTACGACGCCTGCCAAAAATACAAGCAGCACCAAAAGTGGTGGAAATCCATCTGCAGCAATCCACAACCCCCAGAGTGTAGGCCACAGTAGCAGCAGAATCCCGACAGGTTTGTCGAGACGCATCAGCTGAATATAATTATTTAGTGTAGCCATAATCCCGGGTTGTTCTGGTCAGAGATTGCGTCGACGCATCCTGAAGAATCTTTTCAGTAGTTCACTACTCTCATCAGCCATAATTCCAGAATCAACTACGCACTGATGGTTAAGAGAGGTACCTTTTAGTAACTGCAAGAGTGATCCTGCTGCTCCGGAGCGTTGGTCGGCTGCGGCAAAAACAACCCGCTCAATTCTGGAATGGACGATTGCCCCTGCACACATTGGACATGGTTCCAGGGTGACGTATAGAGTTGTCCCCGGGAGCCTGTAATTCTGTTC
It includes:
- a CDS encoding biopolymer transporter ExbD, encoding MQFNAAGYQSKRRWLSLTSLIDIVFLLLIFFMLTTSFSQQRKLSLDIPAEKGEGNSAWQGASLVRIHEGGRIDFNGREVNAEQLAAKANQLLQKRPNSRFIVRPDADLPLQQVVVVMDQLRAGGANLVSLIR
- a CDS encoding MotA/TolQ/ExbB proton channel family protein — protein: MDIELLISKGGTVAIILLALSVYGFAIFLLKLYHFQSRKVLFGSNDFIDRAIQNIERGQKSIAATELSGRKNPVARVMERAIELCDTGTSIDDNSAAKEELESEGRSQLEHLTSYIRGLDAVAHLSPLLGLLGTVLGMIQAFMQLEAAGVQVDVTMLAGGIWEALITTAFGLAIAIPALATVNWLEGIVERVRQDMGDSVTRTLSAIRRAG
- a CDS encoding LysM peptidoglycan-binding domain-containing protein is translated as MKKVNYTALFALPALLFSAVIEAGSFEGYLIDGYGVIVRTPYGDCIHTGFWDKSYAQPECDEILEIRSKYAIAVDAAEKAGLPAPEKPVEIVDIETAKIEELKPTASVEVGLPRSADIPNPSISEIEVVEGDSLWGIASNEKVYGDAALWPLLLCANREQIIDADLIYAGQVLAIPHDITEEAQQAAIGHADNRGDWELGEVEDSDLEYLALHCG
- the ubiA gene encoding 4-hydroxybenzoate octaprenyltransferase, which codes for MATLNNYIQLMRLDKPVGILLLLWPTLWGLWIAADGFPPLLVLLVFLAGVVLMRSAGCIINDYADREVDRHVARTAVRPLTTGAISTRSALLLFTALVVIAFLLVLTMNPLTIQLSFGAIGLAVIYPFMKRYTNLPQLFLGAAFGWAIPMAFAAVTGNVPAGAWLLFLATLCWAVVYDTMYAMVDREDDLKVGIRSTAILFGEWDRLIIGIFQLAMLSLLVVAGAEFRLGTLYYLGVAVASILAIYHQWLIRKRDPKSCFHAFLHNHWLGMALFLGIALDTTITV
- the tadA gene encoding tRNA adenosine(34) deaminase TadA, which produces MRRALELAHHAESDGEVPVGAVIVRDDTIIGEGWNSPISLHDPSAHAEIMAIRAAATSEQNYRLPGTTLYVTLEPCPMCAGAIVHSRIERVVFAAADQRSGAAGSLLQLLKGTSLNHQCVVDSGIMADESSELLKRFFRMRRRNL